In Oreochromis aureus strain Israel breed Guangdong linkage group 9, ZZ_aureus, whole genome shotgun sequence, the genomic window GCCGCAGCAGCCCTTCACCGTGTGGCCGACCTGGAGCAGGAGGGTGGTGCTCTGAACAACCCCACTGTGTTGGAAGAGGCCACTATCAGGGCCCTGTGCTTCCAGCTGGAGCAGGACTCTGGACGGTTGACTGATGCTGGACTGGTTTCGGCTCTCTTGGCCTGTACACGGCTTTACTTGGATCCCTGGAGCACACTGATGGTGAGGCTCATGTCTGAGAGCCAGGCAAGGCTTGACAGGGGGGAGATGACCATAGGGGAACTGTGTACTCTGGGGCAGGCGATGCTGGCCATAGAGGGTCCAGGCAGTGTGATGCTGGAGCAGTTGATGGAGCAAATCCAGAGGCAGGAGCTTTCTAATTGGAGCCTAGCAGACCTTgttgctgtttatagacttctgCAAGGTGGTGTGGGTGTAGATGGAAAATACAGGGACCTCCTGAATGCCATGCACAGCCACGCTGTGACTGTTACTTCCCGTATGGATCCTGCTGCTGTCAGCGGGGTGCTAGGCGCTCTCGTAACCCTGAATCAGATGCAGGCCATGCCTCTTGTGATCAATCTGTGTAAGCAGGCTGTGCGGCATGTGCCTCACTTCACCGATGAGGAGCTCACCCATGTACTTGGGGCACTAATGCACTTTGGTCACAGTGATCATTACTTTATGGAGGCGATGGAGAAATATGTTCCTACAGTGGCCTTCACCTCCCACCCAGAGACAATTACTAAAGTGATGCAGTTCTTTGGACGCAGGAACATCCTTTCCCCGCCCGTCTTTGATGCCATTGCTGAGAGCTTTGTGTACCGAGCAGATGACTACAGCACCAGCCAGGTGGCCAGGCAGATAATGGCTTTTGGGAAGCTGGGATACCTCCCACCCAATGCGGGCCAGGTGTTTGGGAAAGTAGAAACTATCCTGCACACGCGTTTCTCACAGTTCCAGCCTCGAACGCTGCTCAACCTGCTCCATGCCTGCACCCTGGTGGAGAGGTTCCCTGTTAATTTTGTCTCCAAAGTTTTCAGCAGTTACTTCCTCCAGCAGCTGCAAGGTAAATCGTAATGCCAACACACCTGCTGTGTCATGAGTGCATGATTTAACAAAATATTGCTGACGTCAtttcctgctctgtgtttttgtcctgtAGAGCAAGGCATGGGAATTGAGCGGGCTGTTCTGGCACAACTGACTCAGCTCTACATGACTGTAAAGTTGGAGTGTCCCTTCTATGAGGTAAAGTATTTAGAACAATGGGAAGGGTTAGACACTTGGAAAGCTGAATGACACAGGAACAATGCAAAACCTGAATACACACCCACAGGCTTAACTCATCATTGGTGTGTGAGCTTCAGTGCATTTTAGTTATGTGGCAAAAAATGTACCTCAGTATCTCAGTGTGGTCACACAATCAACAGAAAGcatatttcactgtttttagtttgtttgtgttttgttttgtttttcctcaaatCATGATGACTGTAATTAACTGAATTATAAACGAtaaagtttgtattttcttgtaaTTGCCCCTCTGTGTGACGGCTTTACCCGTCATTTTGTCAGCATTTTACATAGGGAGTAAATTATTTGTCAATTTACTTATCTAGCTTACTTTGAAAGGTCACTTTATTGTTTCTAGTgttctgttgtattttatttaaaatttactTACCAACCTCCGTTCCGTTCTTTTATctagtgttttcattttttgagaTCCAAAAACACGAACTAAGAAATGTATACACGTTCTGTGAGCCTTTATAAAAACAggttagtgtttttattttgaaggggcTAAAAGGTTTAAGAAATGTCTGTCAGTTATGTAAAGCATCTTGcatgtttttctcatttcaaaTGGATAGCAAACACGCGTAAAGGTAAACAAAAAGAAGTGAATACTAATAACATTTATACTGCTCAGTGTTTTGTtgtcaaataaatgaaaatctgTAAGTCACACATCATAGCAGGCTATGTGAACACTTTCCTGTGTCaacctttctgtttttctttcatcagGGTCCCAAACTCCTTCCAAAATACCGCGTAAAGTCTTTCCTCATGTCTGGACGCTCTCTGGAGACACCAGTGGATCCACATCtgtacaactctgtgaaaactgGATTGGTCGATTTGCTCGGGGATCGTTCATACTTTGGATCAAAAGTTCTGACTCCGTACTGCTACACACTCGGTAACGCACACTGGTTTGCACCAGTGGTTTGCTTCATAAATGTTTCTTGTAGCTTATCTACTGAAGGCTTCGTTCTTTTATTGTTGCAGATGTTGAGATAAAACTTGATGAAGAGGGATATGTGCTGCCTGCCAGCCAAACTGATGATGTATACAAAAGGTAAACCAGTTTCATGTTTAAGATGTTAAAGCAGTGAAAGTAAAGTTCATATTTGAGAGCTGTATGGTGACGTTGCAGGATCGCTCTGTGTATTGATGGACAAAAGAGGTTCACTTCAAACTTGAGGCAGCTTCTTGGAAAAGAGGCCATCAAGCAGCGGCATCTGCGCCTTCTGGGATATGAAGTTGTTCAGGTTAGATCCTCAACAGTTCTTAGATTTGTGTAGATCGGTACATCCTAAAATTCAAACGAAATAGCCgaatttgtatttttctttctagaTTCCTTACTTTGAGtatgaaaagctgcaaagcaAGAACAGCATGGTGGAGTATCTACACCAAAAAATCTTCCCTCACACCTACAGGCTCAGCTGGTGACCGCGAAACAATCTCGCTGTGGTTGGAACGTCAGggcttttaaaaggaaaaactccatatttattttttgcgaACAGTCATTGCCAAGTTAATGTGTTTTAAGTTATCACCTGCACATGCACAAATTTAACTGGACAATAAACTGTCTTTTGTACAAAAAAATGACTTGATGGAATGATTTCCATATCACACAAGGATGAGTATTGtttgaaaaatataatttattttgttttttgcaacaGGGTGCTGCAAAAACTGTACAAAGATAATAGAAACCTAATTCCAGCAATCACAAGCTTAGTTATAAAGAGTCATAAGCACAATCTTTAATTAAAGACGCCCGATTTTTACCTTACAGTTTCTACCATTCATAGGACAGAAGATGCTTTGGTTCTTATTGCTGCCTTTTTCGGCCAGGAGTGTCAGTTggataaatagaaaaaaagggcTATGATACATGTAAAACTAGCATGATGTGTTTTCCTTTAAGAAGCTGGGATCTGAGGAAGGCCAAACTCGTCTACCAGGACACCATCCTGAAAGAAGAAGGAATTCCCATGAATAATGAAAGCATAACAAACCAAGAAGCTATAAACTAAATAGAAATTTCACAGGATACTGTAAAAATCTTGTGATCAGTACCCTGTTTGACTTTTCGCCGGGCAGGCCCTCTGGGATGGAAGGAGCAGATGAGGCCTCGTCGAGGTAGGAGCTGTCGTCATCCATCAGCAGCTCATCTCCCAGAGCGTCCAGCTCTGTGGACAGAACAGCATTTAAAGATCAGGAGCTGTATCACTTTAGATCTGTGTTTAAACTGTCTACACACGTGAATCCTTAAAAAGTCCTAACTGTGTGCACAGGGATGTCAGTGGAAAAACTAGAAGCTTTTTTATGAAACCCACACACTGGCCACATATGCTGCAAAGATATGTCTTGACCAGAACTGCTGCAGCTTTCGActctgtaatgtttttttttttaatgctgtataTGTGAAATCCTGGCATATTGGTGTTTTCCCGACCTGCTTCCAAGTCGTCCTCGTCGATGTCAGGCGTGCCATAGCTTCTGCTCATCGCTTCCTGGATCTCATTGGCATCCTCCATCATGTCCTCCAGCTGGTCTTGGAGATcctgaatatttaaaaaaaaagtttgaatcATTACATTTGTGTCAGCAGCGTCTTTGGTAATTTGATAACCAGCATACTCTGCTCATATTTCATCTGGGCTGTTATTAATCCCTGCTGGCCAATCACCATTAAGGATCTTTCCTGTACAGGACTTCTCTAACGTGTGTAtatcaataataattaattagttaattaTTAACTAACAGCCAAGTAACTACATTAACTGCTGTTAAAATGACCTGAAAGCATACCTCAATTTTATCAATCTTCACATTCTTATAAGCCTTCTTCATGTCTTTGAGGCCAACTTTCATGGCATCaacctaaaagaaaaaaaaacaaaacatgttagCACACATAATATTTTCTTCTGTAACTAAGATCTGGTCCAGTTCCTGTTCTCTTACTGTAGTTTTAGTGTCCTTCAGGTTTTGGATCGTGTAGTTTGTTTGCTCCATGTTGAACGACTGCTGCATAAGATTGTCTCTCTGGCTTTCATACCTTGGAGCCGTGAAGAAATAAAGTTATGAGAGCAATCAAGGTGACAGCTTAAATAACTTACCCTTTCTTTAGGAAGTAAAAGTACTCAcattctcttctgcttgagCACTCTCATCGCCTTTTGCTTGACCATGTTCTAGTGGGGGAGAAAAAGGACAAACTTGTAGAAAACCCCCTCACAAACTGTAGGAATTATTTTAGAGAGGTTTATTTTGATCTTGAGATGAAGGTTTTTAAGAGACACCAGCCTCTTTGTCTTACAGTACAACCAGACAACAAGACTCACCTTTGAAGGCCcatctttcatctttttcatctgATCTTTGTACTTCACAAGTTCAGCATCTAGTCTGGCGATTTTCTTATCAATGGATTCCGCTCGAGAATCCACCTGAAAGTAGAAACATGACGTCAATTTTAGTTGATCTCTGACAGTAGGACCATATTATTATTAGAGCTCTTTTTAAAGAACAACACAATAATGAATTCAGAGTTTTTCCTGGTTCAGAATAGGCCATTAAATGGTCCTACAGATGTTGAAGGGCATCTACAGACTATGCTGCCTATGTTTTAAACCTCCGTGGTAGCAATAATGGTCTTGTATGCGACAGTGTGCTGGGGCACCTGGGTGAAGGCAGTTAATGGCAACAGATTGAACAAACTGATCGAGAAGGCTGGTTCAACTCCTCGGCATCTTGGACAATCCATCCAAGCATGACCCTCTTGATTAGTCACCACAGCACACGAGTCAAATGACTCACTGCCACAAGGTGCAGGCCTGAGGACTACAGGAAGTTCCTGTCTACCTGTGGCTATTAGACTCTACAACTCCTCCCTCATGTGATGCATGAAAAATATACACATGCACAGCAACACTTCCTAACCCATCGACACTTTACCAGATAGgactatcattattattattattactattattattaatacagTATCACTTGTAGTTTATTCTCCATTGTCACATACTACAATTCCCTATagcattaaaaatgttatttacaaCACCACTTTCTGCCCATTTATAATACTAATCATACTGACATTTAtacttattttaacattttgcttTTGTTCTCACTTGTGTCTTATCTTTCCAGCAGCCGTTTAGTAGTTGATCATAATTTTTTTGTGTGAGAACGTTTTTTCTCATTGTACCGAGCATCTAAAAAGGCACAGGGATTTCCCTTGGGATCTATTTTATCTCATCAGAAACTAAGCATTTTCCTGTTATTTCTGGCCATTTGGTGGACactgtaaatgtattttaagttacagtaaattaaaaataaaatatttttctatCACAGCCGTGGTAATTTTCCTGCGGTGGGCGCTAAAACTCATCAACATTAAACACGTCCTTCCTCTCCAGTCTGACAACCAGTTTAACTGGTTCATGTCTGCTTATTCTCTTTGTTTTACTCGGAGAACAACATGGTTTGAGCTCAATCACAGTCAAATGGCTCAAATTCCTGCCCAACGTTACACAATGATGACCCATTACTCACACTGAAAACTGATTGTTTGCTTTGAGAACCTTATTTACCGACTGACACTGTCAACACAAGGCGTTAGGTTTTAAGTCTAcgagacattaaaaacataaaaaataacataCGATTAATctagaaaaaaatgtatatttccgAAAAAGATATCTCCAGTTAAATGTGTGAACCCGTGGCCTGTTTGGTCCCCAGAAACTTGGCTAACACTTAGCTAACTGTCTTTGTTTACTTCGTTTAAAGATCCTTCCGAAAAGTTATTTCCGCCTCATACTTACGCTTCCGATGCAGTCCGTCAGGTTCGGCGGCGGACCTTTAGCTTTTCCTTTGCCAAATATGCGATTCATTTCGGCAAAACTaaggagaaaaatgtaaaagaagggCTACGTTTGTTTGCCTGTCAAGAGTTCAGTGTCCAACTAAACACCCGGAAAAGCCCTTCCCATGACGTAAGGGGAGTCACATGGGTTTGACTCACCCGGCCACGCCCTCCTCAGATTACTCTTGTGCTGTTGTATGTGTGCTTGTTTATTGGCCTGCCTCGTCTTTATATGGCGCAATTAAGTTCCTCAACtaattctttttctctcttttttgccgTTTAGATAGCACTAATTCTAAAAATTAAACACAACTACACAAAATTTGTACAAAATTCAGGGTCCGAAATTAACTTAATATgatatatatgaaatattctaTCATTTCATATATTATGTCTATTACCTACAGTAAGCTCAAGTATTCCAGTTATCCACACCACAGCTTGTAACTAAAAGCTATATGCCCCCCACTCTGCCCACACAGTctgataatattaaaattaggtACATCTTTCTAGACATAGCCTCGCCAGCCCGTCTGGTTCATTttcctttattatttattatgctTGCTGCCTTCAAACAAACATGCTGTTAAAAGCATAAATTAATGCGGCCATCTGCTTTTTCCATAAAAGCACTTATTATTTGTAGAGCCCTTTTCAAAAGACAAGTCATTTATGAAGGAGAAtacaacagaaaatgtaaattagGAAAAAAGTGTTAGTGGCTCAGCACCTGATTGTTTACCTTATTTTACTTCACTGATAAAAAGATTAGAAGAGTTTTTCCTTATCCAAACAAAGAGAAATTTCATATGGTTTGTTTAAAGCAAAATTATGCATATGTTCAGTATCAGACTACCGACATATACAGTATGACAGACTCGGTATTctctatgtaaataaaattaatttgacCTGAACTTAGAACATGAACCTACATGAATCTAGTCTGTCTATTCTCATTATGGCTTATTTCTAGACATACAGAAATAGTCCAAAAACACTAAGTGCTTGAATTTGCGTGCATTAATTCAGTAATTCATAAACTGCTATGATAAGTCAAGTCCATTTAGTAATGTTGAAATATACATGCTATCAACATATCAAAAGCcaagttaataataataatgctaatgatgataataataataaacgatTATGGTTTTGTATCAGGTGCATTAATGGGGGACTACTGATCAAATGATCTGGAGGTCTTGAATATTGAGAGACTTGTGGATGTATTATAATGGGCATAATAAAGGAAGTCTGAGACACAAAAGCTTGTAATGTGGGAGAAATCATCAATCATCACCTGCTGTATCTTCTTATCCCGTGGTCTTGCAGAGGTGGCACAATCATTATTAATCAGCTGATGTAATCaaaatcacagaaaaacaaTTTGCACGTGAGGGTGAGAATGTTTGTTAATTGGGGGTCTCAGCCAGATTCTTCCCCCTGATGTAAAACCTCAAGCAAACAATATGAGCTTTAAATCATGTGCAGCCATAAAAACCTCAAGACAGTGAATATTtttctttgaatgctgaactgaaaatTGAGATCCAGCATGTGAACACTAATATGGACTGCTATACGGAAGCTTCTGTTTATGCCAAGTTATGTGAATGCAGCTATTAATCATTgcagtttctttaaaataaaaaaacaaaacaaagacccCACATTGCATCCTCTTTCCTCTGGGGGGAGCTGATGGCTTACAGTAAAAAACTCTTAAACTGTAGAAGTCTGCAGAGTCATTGCCTCCAACAAGAATCTCTTCAAGGCTTCGACTTCTATTAAAACAAGTCACCAAAAAGGAGAGAGATTTGTTGTccttaaaacaaacaatgagtatccGCTATCCCCGAGCTTGTCACACTCCAAGAAAAGAATCATTGTGTATTTGTTAAGCTTGTTTTATTAAGCTCTTCACAGACACGTACACATCCTGCTCGAATGACGGCAGGAGAAGCCAATGTACAGCATTAAACTGTGAGCACAgagattaaaaagaaataaataaaaactacaacGATGCCTCGATCACAGTGTTGATTCTTAGAATAACGTCTCTTATTTTTAGAACATCTGTGCTTCATCTATTTTTGTGTCCGCATACATGTGTCAGCAAGAGATTTATCAACAAGTATTAGCTAAAGATGCTTTTTTAAATGAGATAGATGACTTTTATGTAGTATTTGCAGTACATTCAAAATGACAGCACAGTCCATGAAGCGTATGGCTGCTGATGTTGCCTTTACTATCATAGCAGTGATGATTAACATGCTacaaatacagtatattttttataaagtctgtgcaaagattttctttttgcagtctATACAAAATAAGTCCTTGTATACAGACTGAGATACTGTACAGTTGTTAGAATATTCTGTATTTTTACTTGTTGAAAGACCTAATCGGCTTATCAGGCTGCACAACAATAACAGTATGACAGTTCAGCAGGATTACAGTATGTGTATCATGGTAAAAGCCATACACAAAGCACATGTCATTATTAGTTATATTCCACAAAGTTAACAACTTATCAGTCTGGACACAATGCCAGGGTCAAAGCTGATAGAGAGCCCTCTGTCAAATTTTAAATGCACATTCAAGTCCAGGATCTTCCCTCCACGTTCTCTCATTGACTAACTTGCTTTGATGCAGCTgaatgttgcttttttttttctctctctgactcTTACACAACTTCAAAGTCCAACATGAGTCAGTGAGTGCTCTCACACTGCGGTCAATCAGCACCATTCAGGCTCTGCACGgatgtgaaaatgtttttggcACATGTCTGCTGTCAGCGATTCATGCAAATATCACCAGCATGTCAAATGCATTGAATAAAAATAGCAAACATTATAATATGAAGTGCTGTTTGACCCCATCTAGTAATCATTCCTGTAGTCATTTTTCTGCCGCCACAAACATTTTTTCCTGGACTTTTAAAGGCACATTTGGCAAATGAAAAATGATAGGAGGAAATTTTGGGAATAAACAGCATTTGAGAGACAAATGAATCAAAACTGATGAAACTTGATATGGGCCTAGTGATTTTAATCAGCCTCCTGCTCATTTACCCTTTAAATAATCGTCAGTTCTCCTGAGATATCTTAACATAATTATCTCATGACTGTGTGTGCAATATTGTGTAATGATGATTTTATGAAAGGCTAATCTGCTGATTATTTTCCCAGTAAGCTCAATACCCATCCATccgcccatccatccatctcctaCTTATTCAATTCAGGGTTGTAGAGGTGATGTAACGTATCTCAGCTGTCAGTACACCCCGGAAAGGCTGGCAGTCTAAATTACACTTATGGCTAAATAAATCATCACTAAAACAGTAAGTGATCATGTTTAATTAACTGTCATGTATGAAATCAAAATCCCATTTAGGATGCTGGATGGTGCGAATGTTTAATTTCTCCTAAAAAAACCCTCCCCGAACAATTACTTAGTCATCAAAATAAATGGGGATTCATGTAATAATTGGTTAATCAACTAATTGTTGGCCCTCCATCAGCAGTAATCCATATTAATAATAAGCAGCACTTTCTTCATACAAAGAGGATCTTTGACCTACTTAAACAGAAACAGTGTTTGGTTTACATCCACCTGCCAGGTTAAACCATAAATGCACAATCTTTGTCTCGATCTACAATCACAGGCTGCTATGAGGGAaagtgtcagaggtcagaggacaCGAGGATGAAGTGATTTGGATTTATGGACAACCACATCAATGATGGTACCCTGGGTGATAATGAAAATGAAGTGAATCCAAAACCCAGTCTACATTGCTGTTGTGATGTGGGTTAAGCCCAGGTACTGTGAGTCTTCTTTTCCAGTGTGGGAGATTGAAGACAGTTCCACCGCTAGTCATGTCGGCTTACCAGTCCCATCCGGGTTCTCCAGGGGAACAGCGGCCTCTCGCACAGTGCTGGGGGCCTTTTTGCTCCCTGACACTTTCTCCCCCTTCAGTTTGGCTGACAGGCAGAAGTCTTTGAAGCAGCGTTTGAAGTTCTCATCCAGAAAGGCGTAGAGGACAGGATTGAGGCTGCTGTTGGTGTAACCCAGAGCCACGCAGAAGAAGTAGGCGGCCATGATGGCGGTGGTTTCCGGCACGGTGACGAGAGCTTTGACCAGGATGAAGATGTGAATGGGCGTCCAGCAGACCACAAACACGGCCACCACGACCACCACCAACCGCGTGATCCGGCGCAAGTTGCGATCCTTCTCCCTCGAGCCGGACAACATTCGGACGCTCTTCAGCCTCAGGACCATGAGGGAGTAGCACACGGTGATAATGAGCACAGGCACGACGAAGGCAAAGACAAACACTAAAATCTTCATCAGTGTGTCCCACTTTGTGTAGGGATCGGGGAACTGCAACGCGCACTCTGTTATGTCTGTGGAAGAACAGGGGAGAGAAAATAAAGTCCAAAGtggcaattttatttatatggcacgTTTTATTAAACTCAATGTGAttaacactgaaaataaaaacagaaaaacctgTAGGTTTGATTATGTCTTAAGTcagtgaaaacatttaaaaaaaaaaaaaggcattcaCACACAGCTACCAAGTGTGAACAAAAAGGTTTTGAGTCTATTTTTGAAGTGCACTTTATGATAAATGAAATTCCACTTCACAATTTTCTGCAATCAATTTAGCAAGTTGCTGTAGAATAGCTAATCTGCACTCACAAGGGAACATTTTGCTCTGAACgcttttttatttcttacatCATCTATATTCAGGAAGGATGTGCTCAATTTGTAGCTAATGAAAACTCTTTAGTGACAGATGGATTTGATATATTGAATATATTTCTGTTCTTAACATTTTATTAGTACATGCTTGGAGAGTATTTGCTATGCATAGAAAGTGGACAGAGACTCTTAAACTGTTTGTTAGACATTGGGGAAAGATTTCCTCACCGCTGTTCGTCTGAGTACCGCCCAGCACAAAAGCAGGTATCCCTGCAGCCGAGGACAAGATCCAGATGCACACGTTTATCATCTTGGCCTTGAGGGGAGTGCGGAAATCCAGGGCTTTCACGGGGTGGCACACGGCCACGTAGCGGTCCACACTCATCATGGTGAGGGTGAAGATACTGGTGAACATGTTGTAGTAGTCGATGGAGATGAAGACCTTGCATACCACCTCGCCGAAGGGCCACGTATTCAGAAGGTAGTCAGTGCTCTGGAATGGCATCGTGGTGGTGACGAGGGCGTCGGCGAGCGCCAGgttgaaaatataaatattggTGGCGGTCTTCATCTTCGTGTACCTGTTAAATATGCACAACACAAAGTTGTCCTGTGAGGAGAGATACGGCACTGTCTCAGCAGCCGTTATTGCTTCGCGACTCAGTGGAAGACCTTTGTTCTAGGCCCATTATGAATTAAACATTGTCCATTAGTCCACAGTGCTTTCTTGAATTTGTAATGCAATCTTTCAGGCTCACACTTCATTGTTATGTGTAAAGTGGTGCTGATTGGAAACCATATCCAATGAGCTTTATACAGTTGTGTATTTACAGATTTTTACTTGTGCAGAATACATGCAGAACTTTGGGGTTTTGggtataaattttaaaaagttgattATTTCTGCGCAATTTACTTGCTATAGTGTGATCTGCAAG contains:
- the fastkd3 gene encoding FAST kinase domain-containing protein 3, mitochondrial; the protein is MALKLIQRFPFRIRCYPVGSVRPLSTSSQSLCVTCLCTSAGRCIRIRGCRKLLQDSVTRSLTTIVREPAFITSSSVGIHRDSVPRFCLTQLHRPTAIEEQSFLHRLETCSSSRQVFRLLRSVEIVSDTMAAAALHRVADLEQEGGALNNPTVLEEATIRALCFQLEQDSGRLTDAGLVSALLACTRLYLDPWSTLMVRLMSESQARLDRGEMTIGELCTLGQAMLAIEGPGSVMLEQLMEQIQRQELSNWSLADLVAVYRLLQGGVGVDGKYRDLLNAMHSHAVTVTSRMDPAAVSGVLGALVTLNQMQAMPLVINLCKQAVRHVPHFTDEELTHVLGALMHFGHSDHYFMEAMEKYVPTVAFTSHPETITKVMQFFGRRNILSPPVFDAIAESFVYRADDYSTSQVARQIMAFGKLGYLPPNAGQVFGKVETILHTRFSQFQPRTLLNLLHACTLVERFPVNFVSKVFSSYFLQQLQEQGMGIERAVLAQLTQLYMTVKLECPFYEGPKLLPKYRVKSFLMSGRSLETPVDPHLYNSVKTGLVDLLGDRSYFGSKVLTPYCYTLDVEIKLDEEGYVLPASQTDDVYKRIALCIDGQKRFTSNLRQLLGKEAIKQRHLRLLGYEVVQIPYFEYEKLQSKNSMVEYLHQKIFPHTYRLSW
- the chmp5b gene encoding charged multivesicular body protein 5; its protein translation is MNRIFGKGKAKGPPPNLTDCIGSVDSRAESIDKKIARLDAELVKYKDQMKKMKDGPSKNMVKQKAMRVLKQKRMYESQRDNLMQQSFNMEQTNYTIQNLKDTKTTVDAMKVGLKDMKKAYKNVKIDKIEDLQDQLEDMMEDANEIQEAMSRSYGTPDIDEDDLEAELDALGDELLMDDDSSYLDEASSAPSIPEGLPGEKSNRDGVLVDEFGLPQIPAS
- the LOC116315986 gene encoding delta-type opioid receptor-like is translated as MESTPIEIYKEDTKCLSSLLEDCPANSTAWVSGYSDSRNVTHDDDSWEQESMSPIIPIITAVYSVVFVVGLLGNCLVMYVIIRYTKMKTATNIYIFNLALADALVTTTMPFQSTDYLLNTWPFGEVVCKVFISIDYYNMFTSIFTLTMMSVDRYVAVCHPVKALDFRTPLKAKMINVCIWILSSAAGIPAFVLGGTQTNSDITECALQFPDPYTKWDTLMKILVFVFAFVVPVLIITVCYSLMVLRLKSVRMLSGSREKDRNLRRITRLVVVVVAVFVVCWTPIHIFILVKALVTVPETTAIMAAYFFCVALGYTNSSLNPVLYAFLDENFKRCFKDFCLSAKLKGEKVSGSKKAPSTVREAAVPLENPDGTGKPT